In Phycisphaerae bacterium, one genomic interval encodes:
- a CDS encoding FHA domain-containing protein, with translation MLKDNGVVKDFPIALGQTVIGRREDCDLRIPLKEISRKHALLMVGDKMVSIRDLGSANGTYINNQRVVEHKLSPGDHIVVGPVVFTIQIDGQPSEIRPVKTRLEARGPSVDEQKITMKKPRPADDDEIDIDLDDEENDAISALEAMTNSDETTEIDLDDSGPDLPPPPKKK, from the coding sequence ATGCTGAAGGACAACGGGGTGGTCAAGGACTTTCCCATCGCCTTGGGCCAGACAGTCATCGGCCGCCGTGAGGACTGCGACCTACGAATTCCCCTCAAGGAGATCTCCCGCAAACACGCATTACTCATGGTCGGCGACAAGATGGTGAGCATTCGCGATCTGGGCAGCGCCAACGGCACCTACATCAACAACCAGCGGGTCGTCGAGCACAAGCTCTCTCCTGGAGATCACATCGTGGTCGGGCCCGTGGTGTTCACCATCCAGATCGACGGTCAGCCTTCGGAGATTCGGCCCGTCAAGACTCGCCTGGAGGCCCGCGGACCGTCCGTGGACGAACAGAAGATCACGATGAAGAAGCCCCGCCCGGCCGATGATGATGAGATCGACATCGATCTGGACGATGAGGAGAACGACGCGATCAGTGCCCTCGAGGCCATGACCAACTCCGACGAGACCACGGAAATCGACCTGGACGATTCCGGTCCCGATCTTCCTCCGCCGCCGAAGAAGAAGTAG
- a CDS encoding (2Fe-2S)-binding protein — translation MIRSIEGKMGEPRQRPPYPIQKGIDGKPTAINNVETWANIPVVIRQGATEFAKVGTKNNSGTKIFSLVGKIKNTGLVEVPIGMITLTINGLDVSVEEGSTILETAQFLGFPIPTLCHMEGLTPCGACRLCVVEIGEGPRARLVTSCTYPAEQGLKVRTASSRVLRARRTVLELLLASCPQSKTIQDLASVHEIRQQRFRQEHEDCILCGRCVRMCEEQMMAKAIGFRGRGAKRSLGTPFDAKSEVCRQCGGCIYVCPACELRCTYTEPDKAICGGCANLAPPCAAKETFDDMMCYMDPCVACEISTCSTEDGGASEQ, via the coding sequence CTGATCCGCTCGATCGAGGGCAAGATGGGCGAGCCGCGCCAGCGCCCGCCCTATCCGATCCAGAAGGGCATCGACGGCAAGCCCACGGCCATCAATAACGTCGAAACCTGGGCCAACATCCCCGTCGTCATCCGCCAGGGTGCCACGGAGTTCGCGAAGGTCGGCACAAAGAACAACTCCGGCACGAAGATCTTCAGCCTGGTCGGCAAGATCAAGAACACCGGTCTGGTCGAGGTGCCCATCGGCATGATCACGCTGACCATCAACGGACTGGATGTATCGGTTGAGGAGGGCTCCACGATTTTGGAAACCGCGCAGTTCCTCGGCTTCCCAATCCCGACGCTTTGTCATATGGAAGGACTGACCCCCTGCGGTGCCTGCCGCCTATGCGTGGTGGAGATCGGCGAGGGCCCGAGGGCCCGGTTGGTCACCTCGTGTACCTACCCGGCTGAGCAGGGGCTCAAGGTGCGGACGGCTTCCTCGCGGGTGCTGCGAGCGCGGCGGACGGTGCTGGAATTGCTGCTGGCCTCGTGCCCGCAGTCCAAGACCATCCAGGACCTGGCTTCGGTCCACGAGATCCGTCAGCAGCGGTTCCGGCAGGAGCACGAGGACTGCATCCTCTGCGGGCGGTGCGTGCGGATGTGCGAGGAGCAGATGATGGCCAAAGCCATCGGTTTTCGCGGCCGGGGCGCGAAACGGAGCCTGGGCACCCCGTTCGACGCCAAGTCGGAGGTCTGCCGGCAGTGCGGCGGCTGCATCTATGTCTGCCCGGCCTGCGAGCTGCGCTGCACCTACACCGAGCCGGATAAAGCTATCTGCGGCGGCTGCGCGAACCTCGCCCCGCCCTGCGCGGCGAAGGAAACGTTCGATGACATGATGTGCTACATGGACCCCTGTGTGGCCTGCGAGATATCCACCTGCAGCACGGAGGACGGCGGTGCGTCCGAGCAGTAG
- a CDS encoding tyrosine-type recombinase/integrase, with translation MAIGVACASNGCREASSQSVNLKRGKSAPRQRRVGRVTLYPRGSVWYMYYYESGRRIRRRIGCSLDEARLLAAQVNAQLETGAPAMLSFEPLSVEELRRRWLDNHEHIMRSSVATISRYRSATQHLLTFVARHLSISSADRLALTHAEAFTRYLRQIRVAPNGHPKAAKVALRDKGILFILETCRALFNYALKHKHLPPYHENPFGQLRLDRLPIENAKPIEPFDEEQERLFFAKCDAWQLPIFLTLALTGLRPGELTHLLVPEDVDLAERVIFVRNKVELGWKTKTRNQRTVPLSEELCTVLKQVMGDRRTGPVFLRRRFVTGKDTPLLHELGCKQLAMELERRRQSEMSGQEENWSRRDDDRLARRLWRDAGAIKTDRLRMEFIKVTGRMGMPEATCPKVLRHLFATCLQDANVDPLIRQELMGHAANGRKADRNGGLGMTAVYTHTRDATRRAQLQTAMELRKPAIEAAQGWLNDAGRRD, from the coding sequence ATGGCAATTGGTGTGGCCTGCGCAAGCAATGGTTGCCGTGAAGCGTCATCCCAAAGTGTGAATCTCAAGCGGGGCAAGTCCGCCCCGCGTCAGCGGAGGGTCGGCCGGGTGACCCTCTACCCTCGGGGCAGCGTCTGGTACATGTACTACTACGAGTCCGGCCGGCGGATTCGCCGACGGATCGGTTGCAGTCTGGACGAGGCCCGGCTGCTGGCCGCCCAGGTCAACGCTCAACTGGAGACCGGGGCCCCGGCCATGCTGTCGTTCGAGCCGTTGTCGGTGGAGGAGCTTCGGCGGCGGTGGCTGGACAACCACGAACACATCATGCGGTCGTCGGTGGCCACGATCTCCCGCTACCGGTCGGCCACCCAGCACCTGCTGACCTTCGTCGCCCGCCACCTGTCGATCTCCTCGGCCGACCGCTTGGCCCTGACCCACGCCGAAGCGTTCACGCGATACCTTCGCCAGATCCGGGTCGCTCCCAATGGCCATCCCAAGGCGGCCAAGGTGGCCCTTCGCGACAAGGGCATCCTGTTCATCCTCGAAACCTGCCGGGCCCTGTTCAACTACGCCCTCAAGCACAAGCACCTGCCCCCGTACCATGAGAACCCGTTTGGCCAGCTTCGGCTGGATCGCCTGCCAATCGAAAACGCCAAGCCGATTGAGCCGTTCGACGAGGAGCAGGAACGGTTGTTCTTCGCCAAGTGCGACGCCTGGCAACTGCCGATCTTCCTGACCCTGGCACTGACCGGACTGCGACCGGGGGAGCTGACCCACCTGCTTGTACCCGAGGATGTCGATCTGGCGGAACGCGTCATCTTCGTTCGAAACAAGGTCGAGCTGGGGTGGAAGACCAAGACCCGGAACCAGCGGACCGTCCCGCTCAGCGAGGAACTATGCACGGTGCTCAAGCAGGTCATGGGTGACCGCCGCACCGGCCCGGTGTTCTTGCGAAGGCGGTTCGTCACCGGCAAGGACACACCGCTCCTGCATGAACTCGGCTGCAAACAACTGGCGATGGAATTGGAGCGTCGCCGGCAGAGCGAGATGAGCGGTCAGGAGGAGAACTGGTCGCGCCGCGATGACGATCGGCTGGCCCGGCGGCTCTGGCGGGACGCGGGGGCGATCAAGACGGATCGGCTCCGCATGGAGTTCATCAAGGTCACCGGCAGAATGGGCATGCCCGAAGCCACCTGCCCGAAGGTCTTGCGGCATCTGTTCGCGACCTGTCTCCAGGACGCCAACGTGGACCCGTTGATCCGGCAGGAGCTGATGGGGCATGCGGCCAACGGCCGGAAGGCGGACCGGAATGGCGGTTTGGGTATGACCGCGGTGTACACGCACACACGCGATGCCACGCGCCGAGCCCAGTTACAGACGGCGATGGAGCTGCGGAAACCGGCGATCGAGGCCGCACAAGGGTGGCTGAACGACGCAGGCCGCAGGGACTGA